In the genome of Actinomycetota bacterium, one region contains:
- a CDS encoding GNAT family N-acetyltransferase yields the protein MDDLDRFLALETRRLSLISTRVEPFDAGTAYFDDAYPERFVSNLLVVDDAGGISGDELIGMADDILGRSGSLHRFVKVLDDGARHLAPTFRDAGYEPGRIVGMVLRRPPDRPAGLEVEECSFDAVLPLTEEIYRRELPSAPETAARFVEQHAAWDRILGTRRFVARIDGSPAGQCELYLIGPGALVEFVDTLQEYRGRGVARAVVLAAAEAARRAGAERIFIGAEEDDWPKSLYERLGFDHIGGTWEFMRRPGV from the coding sequence ATGGACGATCTCGATCGCTTCCTCGCGCTCGAGACACGCCGGCTCTCGCTCATCAGCACCCGCGTGGAGCCGTTCGACGCGGGCACCGCGTACTTCGACGACGCCTATCCGGAGCGGTTCGTCTCCAACCTGCTCGTCGTCGATGACGCAGGCGGCATCTCGGGCGACGAACTGATCGGGATGGCGGACGACATCCTGGGTCGGTCAGGATCGCTCCATCGCTTCGTGAAGGTCCTGGATGACGGGGCTCGACACCTGGCCCCGACGTTCCGCGACGCGGGGTACGAGCCCGGGCGCATCGTCGGCATGGTCCTTCGAAGGCCGCCGGATCGTCCCGCGGGCCTCGAGGTCGAGGAGTGTTCGTTCGACGCCGTCCTGCCGCTCACCGAAGAGATCTATCGGAGGGAACTGCCGTCGGCACCCGAGACCGCGGCCCGGTTCGTCGAACAACACGCGGCGTGGGATCGCATCCTCGGCACACGACGCTTCGTCGCTCGGATCGACGGAAGCCCGGCCGGGCAGTGCGAGCTGTACCTGATCGGCCCCGGCGCGCTCGTCGAATTCGTCGACACCCTGCAGGAGTACCGGGGGCGAGGGGTGGCACGGGCCGTCGTGCTCGCGGCGGCCGAGGCGGCGAGACGAGCGGGCGCGGAGCGGATCTTCATCGGCGCGGAAGAGGACGACTGGCCGAAGTCCCTGTACGAACGTCTCGGGTTCGACCACATCGGCGGGACGTGGGAGTTCATGCGCCGACCCGGCGTCTAG
- a CDS encoding isoprenylcysteine carboxylmethyltransferase family protein: MTLKELVGSGDKIILATMPVVIVGVILNIAFPSIFEVGGPSDALRTVSIAVLIPGVAIWLWSAMLILTKVPRGELITTGPFAWVKHPIYTSVALLVIPWAGFLLNTWLGAAIGIVLYVACRRYAPEEEAQLAEAFGADWDAYRAGVKIPWL, encoded by the coding sequence GTGACGCTCAAGGAACTCGTCGGCAGCGGCGACAAGATCATACTGGCGACGATGCCGGTCGTGATCGTCGGTGTGATCCTGAACATCGCGTTCCCGTCGATCTTCGAAGTCGGCGGCCCGTCCGATGCGCTGAGGACGGTCTCGATCGCGGTGCTCATCCCCGGCGTCGCGATCTGGCTGTGGTCGGCGATGCTGATCCTGACCAAGGTGCCCCGAGGCGAGCTGATCACGACGGGGCCGTTCGCATGGGTGAAGCACCCGATCTACACGAGCGTGGCGCTCCTCGTGATCCCGTGGGCCGGCTTCCTGCTGAACACGTGGCTGGGGGCGGCCATCGGCATCGTGCTGTACGTCGCGTGCCGACGGTACGCCCCCGAGGAAGAGGCGCAGCTGGCGGAGGCCTTCGGCGCCGACTGGGATGCGTACCGTGCCGGCGTGAAGATCCCCTGGCTCTAG